The Nerophis lumbriciformis linkage group LG15, RoL_Nlum_v2.1, whole genome shotgun sequence genome window below encodes:
- the LOC133615812 gene encoding PEST proteolytic signal-containing nuclear protein-like, with protein MAELQRKRRNYSDDGGPQEEGGRVKTKPVSCSTLAGGASTLKRTSQHLASDEEDGPPAETPAPRKASKIGFGLSSQAGKKSNPISIKLGANKPKEPAPTVPAKKPGMSSVFNEDDDSEPEEMPPEAKMRMRNVGRETPTSAGPNSFNKGKQGFSDHQKLWEKKLKAQADKL; from the exons ATGGCGGAGCTCCAGCGCAAGAGGAGAAACTACTCCGACGACGGAG GGCCGCAGGAGGAGGGAGGCAGAGTGAAAACTAAGCCTGTCTCTTGTAGCACGCTGGCTGGAGGAGCGAGCACCCTCAAACGCACGTCCCAGCACCTCGCCTCCGATGAAGAGGACGGACCCCCCGCCGAGACACCCGCACCCCGCAAAGCCTCCAAAATAGGCTTCGGCTTGAGCAGTCAGGCTGGCAAAAAGTCCAATCCCATTTCCATCAAGCTTGGAGCAAAT AAACCCAAAGAACCGGCTCCAACAGTTCCTGCAAAGAAACCTGGCATGTCCTCAGTTTTCAATGAGGATGATGAT AGTGAACCTGAGGAGATGCCACCAGAGGCCAAGATGAGGATGAGGAACGTCGGCAG GGAGACGCCAACATCGGCGGGACCCAACTCCTTCAACAAGGGCAAGCAAGGCTTCTCTGATCACCAGAAACTTTGGGAGAAGAAGCTGAAAGCCCAAGCAGACAAGTTGTAA